In Pelmatolapia mariae isolate MD_Pm_ZW unplaced genomic scaffold, Pm_UMD_F_2 NODE_ptg000187l+_length_45158_cov_1, whole genome shotgun sequence, one DNA window encodes the following:
- the LOC134622745 gene encoding piggyBac transposable element-derived protein 4-like gives MARRYNTEEALQIIMDPDKEETGEQESGSDSYGSESESESGEEESAGWISKNGTPTNAETLRYVPAATGHTGPTFYAIARIIDPLSSFSLFLTDDIIQHIVSMTNLQGRRPIADWRDVDSDDLRAYVGLLILAGVYRSRNEATISLWSEKSGRVIFRATISEKRFRRITRAVRFDDRLARPRHSDDKLGPFRKIWDMWTHRLQMMFFPNKEICVDEQLVPFKGRCTFRQYMPKKPGRYGLKVWAVCDVETSYAWRLQLYTGKAAAGRAETNQGMRVVLELTEGLQGHSVTCDNFFTYFPLSEELLRRKNTLVGTIRKNKPELPPELLQTRGREVFSSVFAFTSTHTAVSYVPRRGKNVLLLSSKHRTPGICDGPKRKPHIIRNYNKSKRGVDKLDQAVSTYTCRRRTRRWPLALFHHLLDISLYNGYVLWTAVDPAWQRSKSYRGRLYIEQVGEALVQPHIARRERLPRSVHTAEFVRQAQAAASADAADPSPGPSAAIKPKMRKQCQLCPGKKSRVCTVCCKCGNGICKDHSLTICSNCST, from the exons ATGGCAAGACGGTACAACACGGAGGAAGCGCTGCAAATCATCATGGACCCCGACA AGGAGGAAACGGGGGAGCAGGAGTCCGGTTCCGACTCATATGGATCGGAGTCTGAAAGTGAGAGCGGAGAGGAAGAATCAGCGGGGTGGATTTCAAAAAATGGAACACCTACGAACGCTGAGACGCTCCGCTACGTTCCAGCGGCCACGGGACACACCGGACCCACTTTTTACGCCATCGCCCGGATCATTGACCCACTATCCagcttttcccttttcctcacGGATGACATTATCCAACACATCGTGTCAATGACCAATCTCCAGGGGAGACGTCCTATCGCTGACTGGAGGGACGTGGACAGCGATGACTTGCGTGCCTATGTCGGGCTACTAATTCTGGCCGGTGTTTATCGTTCCCGAAACGAAGCCACGATCAGCCTCTGGAGCGAGAAATCCGGCCGGGTGATTTTTCGTGCAACCATTTCGGAGAAAAGGTTTCGCCGCATCACCAGAGCTGTGCGATTCGACGACAGACTTGCGAGACCAAGACACTCTGACGACAAACTGGGTCCATTTCGCAAGATCTGGGATATGTGGACCCATCGTCTCCAAATGATGTTCTTCCCAAACAAAGAAATTTGCGTGGACGAACAGCTTGTCCCTTTCAAAGGGAGGTGCACCTTCAGGCAGTATATGCCCAAAAAGCCGGGGAGGTATGGGCTGAAGGTATGGGCGGTGTGCGACGTGGAGACGTCTTATGCCTGGAGGCTGCAGCTGTACACGGGCAAAGCAGCCGCTGGGCGCGCTGAGACCAACCAGGGTATGCGAGTGGTTCTGGAGCTGACGGAGGGGCTCCAGGGACACAGCGTCACCTGTGACAATTTTTTTACTTACTTCCCTCTGTCAGAGGAGCTGCTGAGGAGAAAAAATACCCTGGTTGGCACCATTCGGAAGAACAAGCCCGAGCTTCCGCCAGAACTGCTGCAGACAAGGGGGAGAGAAGTTTTTTCCTCCGTGTTTGCTTTCACCTCCACGCATACGGCCGTCTCATACGTCCCTCGCCGCGGCAAAAATGTGCTCCTGTTGAGCTCCAAACATCGGACTCCAGGAATCTGCGACGGACCCAAGAGAAAGCCGCACATAATAAGGAATTACAACAAATCCAAGAGAGGTGTGGACAAACTCGATCAG gcTGTTAGCACCTACACCTGTAGGAGGCGGACGAGACGGTGGCCGTTAGCCCTTTTCCACCATCTGCTTGACATTTCTCTCTACAATGGCTATGTCCTGTGGACCGCGGTGGACCCAGCTTGGCAGCGAAGTAAATCTTACAGGGGGAGGCTCTACATAGAGCAGGTTGGAGAAGCCTTAGTGCAACCACACATTGCTAGGAGAGAGCGACTTCCCCGCTCTGTCCACACAGCAGAGTTTGTAAGACAGGCGCAGGCCGCTGCTTCTGCTGATGCTGCAGATCCTTCTCCCGGCCCCTCTGCAGCCATCAAACCAAAGATGAGGAAGCAATGTCAGCTGtgcccaggaaaaaaaagcagggtCTGCACTGTCTGCTGCAAATGTGGGAACGGGATATGCAAGGACCACAGCCTGACCATCTGCAGCAACTGCTCCACCTGA